One Bradyrhizobium sp. CCGB12 genomic window carries:
- a CDS encoding ABC transporter substrate-binding protein translates to MRTAFWLAGAAALVLAGPASAGDTIKIGFVSTFSGPTAVIGNDMRNSFELALDHLGRKMDGKPVEVIYEDDGQKPDVGKQKTEKLVQSDKVDFIVGYIWSNVLLASLKTAVDSQTFLISANAGPSQLAGELCSPYVFSTSWQNDQTPQAMGLYMNQKGVKSVFLIGPNYAAGKDMLAGLKSTFKGEVKGEEYTVWPSQLDFSAELSKARASGAESIFVFYPGAAGVQFLNQYAQAGLKSTMPLYTAFTVDELSLPLQKENALGVPGAQEWVNDLPNEQNKRFVADYRKKYTGLRPTYYGAQSYDAAQLINSAVVAVKGDTSKKDAMKAEMEKANFKSLRGAFKFGNNHIPVQSFYLQDVVKDSEGQLALKTVATIVENDQDRFHDKCKMK, encoded by the coding sequence ATGAGGACGGCATTCTGGCTGGCGGGCGCAGCGGCGCTGGTGCTGGCAGGTCCGGCATCCGCCGGCGACACCATCAAGATTGGCTTCGTTTCGACCTTCAGCGGCCCGACCGCCGTGATCGGCAACGACATGCGCAATTCCTTCGAGCTCGCGCTCGATCATCTCGGCCGCAAGATGGACGGCAAGCCGGTCGAGGTCATCTACGAGGACGACGGCCAGAAGCCTGATGTCGGCAAGCAGAAGACCGAGAAACTGGTGCAGTCCGACAAGGTCGATTTCATCGTCGGCTATATCTGGTCGAACGTGCTCCTGGCCTCGCTCAAGACCGCGGTGGATTCGCAGACCTTCCTGATCTCGGCCAATGCCGGTCCGTCGCAGCTCGCGGGCGAGCTGTGCTCGCCTTACGTGTTCTCGACCTCCTGGCAGAACGACCAGACGCCGCAGGCCATGGGCCTCTACATGAACCAGAAGGGCGTCAAGAGCGTGTTCCTGATCGGGCCGAACTACGCGGCCGGCAAGGACATGCTCGCGGGCCTGAAGAGCACCTTCAAGGGCGAGGTCAAGGGCGAGGAATACACGGTCTGGCCGAGCCAGCTCGACTTCTCGGCCGAGCTCTCCAAGGCGCGCGCCTCCGGCGCCGAGTCGATCTTCGTGTTCTACCCCGGCGCTGCCGGCGTGCAGTTCCTCAATCAATATGCCCAGGCCGGCCTGAAGAGCACGATGCCGCTCTACACCGCCTTCACGGTCGACGAGCTGTCGCTGCCGCTCCAGAAGGAGAACGCGCTCGGCGTGCCCGGCGCGCAGGAATGGGTCAACGATCTCCCCAACGAGCAGAACAAGCGCTTCGTCGCCGACTACCGCAAGAAGTACACTGGTCTGCGTCCGACCTATTACGGCGCGCAATCTTATGACGCAGCCCAGCTGATCAACAGCGCGGTCGTCGCGGTGAAGGGCGACACCAGCAAGAAGGACGCGATGAAGGCCGAGATGGAGAAGGCCAACTTCAAGTCGCTGCGCGGCGCGTTCAAGTTCGGCAACAACCACATCCCGGTGCAGAGCTTCTATCTCCAGGACGTGGTCAAGGATTCCGAAGGCCAGCTCGCACTGAAGACCGTCGCCACCATCGTCGAGAACGACCAGGATCGTTTCCACGACAAGTGCAAGATGAAGTGA
- a CDS encoding NAD(P)/FAD-dependent oxidoreductase, which translates to MTTTPHRVVIVGAGFGGLETTYRLAGAPVEITLIDRRNHHLFQPLLYQVATASLATSEIAWPVRHLMRDRREVTTLFATVNGVDAARRCVLIDDGSEVPYDTLVLATGARHAYFGHDEWEAWAPGLKTLEDATTLRRHILVAFERAERETDPARRAARLTFVIVGAGPTGVELAGTIAEMAHHTLPGDFRNIDTTKARVVLIEAGPRVLAGFADDLSAYAQASLEKIGVEVVLGQPVTEINREGVVFGGKLLEAKTRIWAAGVRASPAAEWLDAPADRAGRVQVETDLTIPGHPEIFAIGDTININAWEGKPVPGIAPAAKQQGKHVAETIRARLRGETKGAFRYKHAGSLAQIGKRLAVIDFGKVKLRGAIAWWIWGIAHIYFLIGLRHRLSVALSWLWIYARDQRAARLITQGSSKVVG; encoded by the coding sequence ATGACCACGACACCGCATCGCGTCGTCATCGTCGGGGCCGGCTTTGGCGGGCTGGAGACGACCTACCGGCTCGCAGGCGCGCCGGTCGAGATCACGCTGATCGATCGCCGCAATCATCATCTGTTCCAGCCGCTGCTGTACCAGGTCGCGACCGCCTCACTGGCGACCAGCGAGATCGCCTGGCCGGTCCGCCATCTCATGCGCGACCGGCGCGAGGTGACGACGCTGTTTGCGACGGTGAACGGCGTCGATGCGGCAAGGCGCTGCGTGCTGATCGACGACGGCAGCGAGGTGCCTTACGACACGCTCGTGCTCGCCACGGGCGCGCGGCACGCCTATTTCGGCCACGACGAATGGGAGGCATGGGCGCCGGGCCTGAAGACGCTGGAGGACGCGACTACGCTGCGCCGCCACATTCTGGTGGCGTTCGAGCGCGCCGAGCGCGAGACCGATCCGGCCAGGCGCGCAGCGCGGCTGACCTTCGTCATCGTCGGCGCCGGCCCGACCGGCGTCGAGCTCGCCGGCACCATCGCCGAGATGGCGCACCACACCTTGCCCGGCGATTTCCGCAACATCGACACGACCAAAGCGCGCGTTGTGCTGATCGAGGCAGGCCCGCGCGTGCTCGCGGGATTCGCAGATGATCTCTCGGCCTATGCGCAGGCGTCGCTGGAAAAGATCGGCGTCGAAGTCGTGCTGGGGCAGCCCGTCACCGAGATCAATCGCGAGGGCGTGGTGTTCGGCGGCAAGCTGCTCGAGGCAAAGACACGAATCTGGGCCGCGGGCGTGCGCGCCTCGCCGGCCGCCGAATGGCTCGACGCGCCGGCCGATCGCGCCGGCCGCGTGCAGGTGGAGACTGATCTCACCATCCCCGGCCACCCCGAAATCTTCGCGATCGGCGACACCATCAACATCAACGCCTGGGAAGGCAAGCCGGTGCCCGGCATCGCGCCAGCCGCGAAGCAGCAGGGAAAGCATGTCGCCGAGACCATAAGGGCGCGACTACGTGGAGAGACCAAGGGCGCGTTTCGCTACAAGCACGCCGGCAGCCTCGCGCAGATCGGCAAGCGCCTCGCCGTGATCGATTTCGGCAAGGTCAAGCTGCGCGGCGCCATCGCGTGGTGGATCTGGGGCATCGCGCACATCTACTTCCTGATCGGCCTGCGCCACCGGCTCAGCGTCGCACTGAGCTGGCTCTGGATCTATGCCCGCGACCAGCGGGCTGCGCGGCTGATCACGCAGGGCAGCAGCAAGGTGGTGGGGTAG